The Syntrophus gentianae genomic sequence TCTCTTTTGGAAATTTACAGGGGTTCGCCATTCTGAAAGAGACGGGGCAAACTAAGGCAAGGGTCTATAAAATCGGGGATTCTGTCAGCGGCGGAAGGACACTCGTACAAGTGACCAGAAGCACGGTTGTCTTTAAAAAGGGAAACGTGATGGAAACACTCTATGCCCGCAATCGCCCCCTGCAGTCGCTGGCCCTCCAGAAGGGCGGGGAAAACACTCAGAAGCAGCTTGTAGAGCGAAACGAATTCATGAAAGGCATCAGCAAAATGGTTGACTCCAGTCAGATCCGCCCACACTTTACAAGCGGGAAAATGGACGGATTCACACTCGGCCGCATCGCCCCCGATAACCCTCTGAAGGCCAAAGGATTTGAAAGCGGAGATATCCTACAGGGTGTCAACGACCAGACCATCAAAGAACCCAATGATATTTTTTTACTCAAGTCGCTGAACGCGGAACCGTCCTCCACCAAGACAACCTTTCAGATCAAGAGACGAGGACAGCCCGTCGTCTTGACGGTTCCATAAAGAAAGGCCCTTCTGATTCAGCGATGCGCTTTTCTTGGAAATTCCAATTATTTCTTGACAGTTTGTGCAAAAAAAATAATAAACGAAAAATCATTGGAGCCTGGGTGGCGGAACTGGTAGACGCAAGGGACTTAAAATCCCTCGGTCCTTGAGGCTGTGAGGGTTCGATTCCCTCCCCAGGCACCATTAGATAATTTGAGGAAGTCCAAGGATGTACGAAACCCGCTAGAAATAGCGGGTTTTTTATTGTCGTTTATCCAAAGAGGTGCTATAAGGTCCATCAAAATCCGAGATACTTGGGGGTATGTATGGGGGTATTTAAGACCTCCTCAGAAGTAGATACCCCCAAACGATTGGGGGTATTTTTTATGGCGCTGAATGACATGAAGATCCGGAAAGCCCAAGCCACAGAAAAACCACTTAAACTTTTCGATGGCGATGGGCTTTTTCTTTTTGTGACCCCCCAAGGCGGCAAGCTTTGGCGGCTAAAATACCGCTATGAAGGAAAAGAAAAACTTCTCTCTCTAGGGAAGTATC encodes the following:
- a CDS encoding type II secretion system protein N, producing MVKSFNLPPFIKDNPGWVYRIFTLVLATGALIWTGWDLTNVLDSSSQKIKLPSPSRTSFSVSTPQGSASSPALSDYSSIVKKNPFGLVPTVRVTPKVEPPPPPPPPPPPELVGTISFGNLQGFAILKETGQTKARVYKIGDSVSGGRTLVQVTRSTVVFKKGNVMETLYARNRPLQSLALQKGGENTQKQLVERNEFMKGISKMVDSSQIRPHFTSGKMDGFTLGRIAPDNPLKAKGFESGDILQGVNDQTIKEPNDIFLLKSLNAEPSSTKTTFQIKRRGQPVVLTVP